A region of Maniola jurtina chromosome 18, ilManJurt1.1, whole genome shotgun sequence DNA encodes the following proteins:
- the LOC123874485 gene encoding mucin-6-like isoform X1 encodes MSGGLIDKVYIGLDHAPAAFDIKSRILGPNGTNLEYIRSETGVAAVLKNDKFEPLHLALHHTRSEALAAARSLAQNLIETIRAELAQWSAAQAGGPPPALNVPPPTLTTTAAPPPVPPPVVSVAMSTPSSLSTSTHPSVIPPVVSVAPATTPLMTVRQPTVLQLLPQQHYVLNQENGQLIPIVQPGVQVSNTNFTSLPIAQSLGAIQQPNFGTQMIDISSMQPVNVTQLRLSGVPSSMSMILPNGLSFPQASLTGADTTTVSSATATPVVCAAQSTNSSQKFLYSTDKGDKEVKYHIQGADTMQWTVPGGQTMLIPYQQLQELTSNQSGLTNLQPQQYVSIAPANSFQQTSLPLSAVQLQQLQATGTLMQFNQKPIVSSASLINIISTGQASSPQIISSSTPTKHNQDSRGQKRLSDGTPSQLQLRPIAPAGSHVSQDKSSSRDSRSWTSAAARDNTVVSMGMKINPAHGTIIHVSSGQQTNVSGSSVTQDGSGMYIKHLDRNAIQIQSGKDGQKQDLSGNKLQNTTQNVQMITVPQGMTVLQNPLNISQMPTMIGQPNSQVYMIPANHPSLVQGGLPPGLIGQQVLQPGQNVTVMQPNQLGMPGGVQYNVPLMPMNMPPNSQYMPAGINLNTQLSAQQLNAALAGQQLANSNLTVSGTIPIVQAPPPSSPMTNTPTIPVSQPPPVHQIVPQNSNFITPTSQYANMPPQYVMQANSGAMTMPATNPNVQYTMSTNQATTPAPNNGNSQSTSTETDAAANGTSNQTNYISSSSQDNSYSISGTTPANPTQQNFAADGNSTSTSYTPSNQTVTQQSYGTSNGSTSQNTAYNGSQTTTQPPSYPTNGSNPQTPNQSYGACTTPSSQNNSQASFSPSTTPAPNQSYPANMPNMPNVAYPPNQTGQNPYPNATGQNLAAYASNQYQYTSRPWFRPRYGSPQGSPYGSNAVPPPNGPPMPVPPPTGNYNNYWQDS; translated from the exons ATGTCTGGCGGACTTATAGATAAAGTTTATATCGGTTTAGATCATGCGCCAGCCGCATTTGATATCAAATCGCGAATACTAGGACCA AATGGGACTAACTTAGAGTACATAAGGTCGGAAACGGGAGTAGCTGCGGTGTTGAAAAATGATAAATTCGAGCCATTGCACTTGGCTCTTCATCATACTAGATCCGAGGCATTGGCGGCTGCTAGATCGTTGGCACAGAACTTAATAGAGACTATACGAGCTGAGTTGGCGCAGTGGAGCGCTGCGCAGGCCGGAGGGCCGCCTCCTGCGTTGAACGTGCCCCCTCCGACCCTTACAACCACTGCCGCACCTCCCCCTGTGCCCCCTCCCGTGGTATCAGTGGCCATGTCTACCCCTTCTTCTCTCAGTACTTCTACCCATCCTTCTGTCATTCCTCCAGTAGTGAGTGTGGCACCAGCCACTACTCCTCTTATGACTGTACGTCAACCCACAGTACTACAG TTACTTCCTCAACAACACTATGTACTGAACCAAGAAAATGGTCAACTCATACCCATTGTACAACCTGGTGTACAAGTATCAAATACCAACTTCACGTCACTACCCATAGCACAGTCGTTAGGTGCAATACAACAGCCCAACTTTGGGACACAGATGATTGACATATCTTCCATGCAGCCGGTTAATGTGACTCAGCTAAGACTGAGTGGTGTTCCGTCTTCCATGTCCATGATTCTGCCAAATGGATTATCTTTTCCTCAAGCAAGTTTAACAG GTGCAGACACAACCACAGTTAGTTCTGCAACAGCAACACCAGTGGTCTGCGCAGCGCAAAGCACCAATTCCTCACAGAAGTTCCTATACAGCACTGACAAAGGCGACAAAGAAGTCAAATATCATATACAG GGTGCTGATACTATGCAATGGACTGTCCCAGGTGGTCAAACTATGTTGATACCGTATCAGCAACTACAGGAGTTGACATCCAATCAGTCTGGGTTGACCAACTTACAGCCACAGCAGTATGTTTCT ATAGCGCCAGCGAACAGTTTCCAACAAACCTCGCTCCCACTGTCAGCTGTGCAGCTCCAACAATTACAAGCCACTGGAACACTCATGCAATTCAACCAGAAG CCCATAGTAAGCAGTGCGTctctaataaatataatttcaacCGGTCAAGCGTCCTCTCCGCAAATTATATCA aGTTCAACACCAACAAAACATAACCAAGACTCGAGAGGTCAAAAAAGATTGTCAGATGGAACGCCCAGTCAGTTGCAGTTACGCCCGATAGCACCGGCTGG GTCGCATGTAAGCCAGGACAAGAGCTCGTCGAGAGATTCGAGGTCTTGGACCAGCGCCGCAG CTAGAGATAACACGGTGGTCAGTATGGGGATGAAAATAAATCCTGCTCACGGAACCATCATCCACGTGTCTTCGGGACAACAGACCaa TGTATCAGGATCATCGGTAACACAAGACGGCTCAGGGATGTATATTAAACATTTAGACAGAAATGCCATACAGATACAATCTGGTAAAGACGGACAGAAGCAGGACCTATCGGGGAATAAACTACAGAATACAACTCAAAACGTGCAAATGATAACAGTTCCTCAAGGCATGACTGTACTGCAGAATCCTTTGAACATCAGTCAGATGCCAACTATGATAGGCCAGCCCAACAGCCAAGTCTACATGATACCAGCGAATCATCCAAGCCTCGTCCAAGGGGGTCTACCCCCCGGGTTAATCGGCCAACAAGTTTTGCAGCCAGGGCAGAACGTAACAGTCATGCAGCCAAACCAACTCGGCATGCCAGGCGGAGTCCAATACAATGTGCCATTAATGCCAATGAATATGCCACCGAATTCGCAATATATGCCAGCAGGAATTAATTTGAATACGCAGCTATCAGCACAACAGTTGAACGCAGCTCTCGCCGGCCAACAGTTGGCCAATTCGAATTTAACAGTTTCTGGTACGATCCCTATAGTACAAGCTCCTCCTCCCTCATCGCCAATGACCAATACGCCAACAATACCAGTTTCTCAACCTCCGCCAGTTCATCAAATCGTACCCCAAAATTCTAACTTCATAACGCCAACTTCACAATATGCAAATATGCCGCCACAGTATGTGATGCAGGCTAATTCAGGTGCAATGACCATGCCCGCGACGAACCCCAATGTCCAATACACAATGTCAACTAATCAGGCGACTACACCAGCACCTAATAATGGCAACAGCCAATCGACTAGTACCGAAACAGATGCTGCCGCAAATGGAACGAGCAATCAAACTAATTACATCTCTTCATCATCTCAGGATAACAGCTACTCGATTTCTGGGACTACCCCTGCAAATCCGACTCAACAAAATTTTGCAGCCGATGGAAACTCTACTTCAACTTCTTACACGCCTTCAAACCAAACTGTAACACAGCAGAGTTACGGGACGAGCAACGGCAGCACTTCACAAAACACAGCTTACAACGGCAGCCAAACCACAACGCAACCTCCGAGTTACCCTACAAACGGTTCAAATCCTCAAACGCCGAATCAATCTTACGGGGCGTGTACAACCCCAAGTTCGCAAAATAATTCGCAAGCAAGTTTCTCTCCATCAACCACTCCAGCTCCTAATCAAAGTTATCCCGCAAACATGCCCAATATGCCGAACGTAGCTTACCCGCCAAATCAAACCGGGCAAAATCCGTACCCAAACGCAACGGGGCAAAATCTAGCGGCATACGCGAGTAACCAGTACCAATACACGAGCAGACCTTGGTTTAGACCGCGATATGGATCTCCGCAAGGGTCGCCCTACGGGTCAAACGCTGTCCCGCCCCCTAATGGACCCCCCATGCCTGTTCCACCGCCCACTGGCAACTACAACAACTACTGGCAGGACAGTTGA
- the LOC123874485 gene encoding dual specificity protein kinase splA-like isoform X2: protein MSGGLIDKVYIGLDHAPAAFDIKSRILGPNGTNLEYIRSETGVAAVLKNDKFEPLHLALHHTRSEALAAARSLAQNLIETIRAELAQWSAAQAGGPPPALNVPPPTLTTTAAPPPVPPPVVSVAMSTPSSLSTSTHPSVIPPVVSVAPATTPLMTVRQPTVLQLLPQQHYVLNQENGQLIPIVQPGVQVSNTNFTSLPIAQSLGAIQQPNFGTQMIDISSMQPVNVTQLRLSGVPSSMSMILPNGLSFPQASLTGADTTTVSSATATPVVCAAQSTNSSQKFLYSTDKGDKEVKYHIQGADTMQWTVPGGQTMLIPYQQLQELTSNQSGLTNLQPQQYVSIAPANSFQQTSLPLSAVQLQQLQATGTLMQFNQKSSTPTKHNQDSRGQKRLSDGTPSQLQLRPIAPAGSHVSQDKSSSRDSRSWTSAAARDNTVVSMGMKINPAHGTIIHVSSGQQTNVSGSSVTQDGSGMYIKHLDRNAIQIQSGKDGQKQDLSGNKLQNTTQNVQMITVPQGMTVLQNPLNISQMPTMIGQPNSQVYMIPANHPSLVQGGLPPGLIGQQVLQPGQNVTVMQPNQLGMPGGVQYNVPLMPMNMPPNSQYMPAGINLNTQLSAQQLNAALAGQQLANSNLTVSGTIPIVQAPPPSSPMTNTPTIPVSQPPPVHQIVPQNSNFITPTSQYANMPPQYVMQANSGAMTMPATNPNVQYTMSTNQATTPAPNNGNSQSTSTETDAAANGTSNQTNYISSSSQDNSYSISGTTPANPTQQNFAADGNSTSTSYTPSNQTVTQQSYGTSNGSTSQNTAYNGSQTTTQPPSYPTNGSNPQTPNQSYGACTTPSSQNNSQASFSPSTTPAPNQSYPANMPNMPNVAYPPNQTGQNPYPNATGQNLAAYASNQYQYTSRPWFRPRYGSPQGSPYGSNAVPPPNGPPMPVPPPTGNYNNYWQDS, encoded by the exons ATGTCTGGCGGACTTATAGATAAAGTTTATATCGGTTTAGATCATGCGCCAGCCGCATTTGATATCAAATCGCGAATACTAGGACCA AATGGGACTAACTTAGAGTACATAAGGTCGGAAACGGGAGTAGCTGCGGTGTTGAAAAATGATAAATTCGAGCCATTGCACTTGGCTCTTCATCATACTAGATCCGAGGCATTGGCGGCTGCTAGATCGTTGGCACAGAACTTAATAGAGACTATACGAGCTGAGTTGGCGCAGTGGAGCGCTGCGCAGGCCGGAGGGCCGCCTCCTGCGTTGAACGTGCCCCCTCCGACCCTTACAACCACTGCCGCACCTCCCCCTGTGCCCCCTCCCGTGGTATCAGTGGCCATGTCTACCCCTTCTTCTCTCAGTACTTCTACCCATCCTTCTGTCATTCCTCCAGTAGTGAGTGTGGCACCAGCCACTACTCCTCTTATGACTGTACGTCAACCCACAGTACTACAG TTACTTCCTCAACAACACTATGTACTGAACCAAGAAAATGGTCAACTCATACCCATTGTACAACCTGGTGTACAAGTATCAAATACCAACTTCACGTCACTACCCATAGCACAGTCGTTAGGTGCAATACAACAGCCCAACTTTGGGACACAGATGATTGACATATCTTCCATGCAGCCGGTTAATGTGACTCAGCTAAGACTGAGTGGTGTTCCGTCTTCCATGTCCATGATTCTGCCAAATGGATTATCTTTTCCTCAAGCAAGTTTAACAG GTGCAGACACAACCACAGTTAGTTCTGCAACAGCAACACCAGTGGTCTGCGCAGCGCAAAGCACCAATTCCTCACAGAAGTTCCTATACAGCACTGACAAAGGCGACAAAGAAGTCAAATATCATATACAG GGTGCTGATACTATGCAATGGACTGTCCCAGGTGGTCAAACTATGTTGATACCGTATCAGCAACTACAGGAGTTGACATCCAATCAGTCTGGGTTGACCAACTTACAGCCACAGCAGTATGTTTCT ATAGCGCCAGCGAACAGTTTCCAACAAACCTCGCTCCCACTGTCAGCTGTGCAGCTCCAACAATTACAAGCCACTGGAACACTCATGCAATTCAACCAGAAG aGTTCAACACCAACAAAACATAACCAAGACTCGAGAGGTCAAAAAAGATTGTCAGATGGAACGCCCAGTCAGTTGCAGTTACGCCCGATAGCACCGGCTGG GTCGCATGTAAGCCAGGACAAGAGCTCGTCGAGAGATTCGAGGTCTTGGACCAGCGCCGCAG CTAGAGATAACACGGTGGTCAGTATGGGGATGAAAATAAATCCTGCTCACGGAACCATCATCCACGTGTCTTCGGGACAACAGACCaa TGTATCAGGATCATCGGTAACACAAGACGGCTCAGGGATGTATATTAAACATTTAGACAGAAATGCCATACAGATACAATCTGGTAAAGACGGACAGAAGCAGGACCTATCGGGGAATAAACTACAGAATACAACTCAAAACGTGCAAATGATAACAGTTCCTCAAGGCATGACTGTACTGCAGAATCCTTTGAACATCAGTCAGATGCCAACTATGATAGGCCAGCCCAACAGCCAAGTCTACATGATACCAGCGAATCATCCAAGCCTCGTCCAAGGGGGTCTACCCCCCGGGTTAATCGGCCAACAAGTTTTGCAGCCAGGGCAGAACGTAACAGTCATGCAGCCAAACCAACTCGGCATGCCAGGCGGAGTCCAATACAATGTGCCATTAATGCCAATGAATATGCCACCGAATTCGCAATATATGCCAGCAGGAATTAATTTGAATACGCAGCTATCAGCACAACAGTTGAACGCAGCTCTCGCCGGCCAACAGTTGGCCAATTCGAATTTAACAGTTTCTGGTACGATCCCTATAGTACAAGCTCCTCCTCCCTCATCGCCAATGACCAATACGCCAACAATACCAGTTTCTCAACCTCCGCCAGTTCATCAAATCGTACCCCAAAATTCTAACTTCATAACGCCAACTTCACAATATGCAAATATGCCGCCACAGTATGTGATGCAGGCTAATTCAGGTGCAATGACCATGCCCGCGACGAACCCCAATGTCCAATACACAATGTCAACTAATCAGGCGACTACACCAGCACCTAATAATGGCAACAGCCAATCGACTAGTACCGAAACAGATGCTGCCGCAAATGGAACGAGCAATCAAACTAATTACATCTCTTCATCATCTCAGGATAACAGCTACTCGATTTCTGGGACTACCCCTGCAAATCCGACTCAACAAAATTTTGCAGCCGATGGAAACTCTACTTCAACTTCTTACACGCCTTCAAACCAAACTGTAACACAGCAGAGTTACGGGACGAGCAACGGCAGCACTTCACAAAACACAGCTTACAACGGCAGCCAAACCACAACGCAACCTCCGAGTTACCCTACAAACGGTTCAAATCCTCAAACGCCGAATCAATCTTACGGGGCGTGTACAACCCCAAGTTCGCAAAATAATTCGCAAGCAAGTTTCTCTCCATCAACCACTCCAGCTCCTAATCAAAGTTATCCCGCAAACATGCCCAATATGCCGAACGTAGCTTACCCGCCAAATCAAACCGGGCAAAATCCGTACCCAAACGCAACGGGGCAAAATCTAGCGGCATACGCGAGTAACCAGTACCAATACACGAGCAGACCTTGGTTTAGACCGCGATATGGATCTCCGCAAGGGTCGCCCTACGGGTCAAACGCTGTCCCGCCCCCTAATGGACCCCCCATGCCTGTTCCACCGCCCACTGGCAACTACAACAACTACTGGCAGGACAGTTGA
- the LOC123874497 gene encoding NADH dehydrogenase [ubiquinone] 1 alpha subcomplex subunit 13 has product MSEACQIARKQDLPPPGGYKPIPYLRLPAKQYFSGYSVFGIYIGVTAVAAYLYNITAKRIQKNEIEMRSAKMAIYPMLLAERDREYLKQLRRNRDAEAELMRDVPGWEVGTYYGERVYKLVPPDTLVEPIFHEYYAHSSPTEWYRRAYHKFRC; this is encoded by the exons ATGTCGGAGGCTTGTCAGATAGCCCGAAAACAAGATTTGCCTCCTCCGGGGGGCTACAAACCAATACCATATTTAAGATTGCCCGCAAAACAATATTTCAGCG GGTACTCTGTATTTGGCATATACATTGGCGTAACAGCAGTCGCCGCCTACTTGTATAACATAACCGCCAAGAGGATCCAAAAGAATGAGATTGAGATGCGTTCAGCCAAGATGGCAATATATCCGATGCTGTTGGCTGAAAGAGATAGGGAATACTTGAAACAGTTGCGCAGGAACCGTGATGCAGAGGCTGAACTTATGCGCGATGTGCCCGGATGGGAG GTGGGCACTTACTACGGTGAGCGTGTATATAAGCTGGTGCCACCAGACACCCTAGTTGAACCAATCTTCCATGAGTACTATGCACACAGCTCTCCCACTGAGTGGTACAGGAGGGCTTACCATAAGTTCCGTTGTTAA
- the LOC123874485 gene encoding ataxin-2 homolog isoform X3, whose translation MSGGLIDKVYIGLDHAPAAFDIKSRILGPNGTNLEYIRSETGVAAVLKNDKFEPLHLALHHTRSEALAAARSLAQNLIETIRAELAQWSAAQAGGPPPALNVPPPTLTTTAAPPPVPPPVVSVAMSTPSSLSTSTHPSVIPPVVSVAPATTPLMTVRQPTVLQLLPQQHYVLNQENGQLIPIVQPGVQVSNTNFTSLPIAQSLGAIQQPNFGTQMIDISSMQPVNVTQLRLSGVPSSMSMILPNGLSFPQASLTGADTTTVSSATATPVVCAAQSTNSSQKFLYSTDKGDKEVKYHIQGADTMQWTVPGGQTMLIPYQQLQELTSNQSGLTNLQPQQYVSIAPANSFQQTSLPLSAVQLQQLQATGTLMQFNQKPIVSSASLINIISTGQASSPQIISSSTPTKHNQDSRGQKRLSDGTPSQLQLRPIAPAGVSGSSVTQDGSGMYIKHLDRNAIQIQSGKDGQKQDLSGNKLQNTTQNVQMITVPQGMTVLQNPLNISQMPTMIGQPNSQVYMIPANHPSLVQGGLPPGLIGQQVLQPGQNVTVMQPNQLGMPGGVQYNVPLMPMNMPPNSQYMPAGINLNTQLSAQQLNAALAGQQLANSNLTVSGTIPIVQAPPPSSPMTNTPTIPVSQPPPVHQIVPQNSNFITPTSQYANMPPQYVMQANSGAMTMPATNPNVQYTMSTNQATTPAPNNGNSQSTSTETDAAANGTSNQTNYISSSSQDNSYSISGTTPANPTQQNFAADGNSTSTSYTPSNQTVTQQSYGTSNGSTSQNTAYNGSQTTTQPPSYPTNGSNPQTPNQSYGACTTPSSQNNSQASFSPSTTPAPNQSYPANMPNMPNVAYPPNQTGQNPYPNATGQNLAAYASNQYQYTSRPWFRPRYGSPQGSPYGSNAVPPPNGPPMPVPPPTGNYNNYWQDS comes from the exons ATGTCTGGCGGACTTATAGATAAAGTTTATATCGGTTTAGATCATGCGCCAGCCGCATTTGATATCAAATCGCGAATACTAGGACCA AATGGGACTAACTTAGAGTACATAAGGTCGGAAACGGGAGTAGCTGCGGTGTTGAAAAATGATAAATTCGAGCCATTGCACTTGGCTCTTCATCATACTAGATCCGAGGCATTGGCGGCTGCTAGATCGTTGGCACAGAACTTAATAGAGACTATACGAGCTGAGTTGGCGCAGTGGAGCGCTGCGCAGGCCGGAGGGCCGCCTCCTGCGTTGAACGTGCCCCCTCCGACCCTTACAACCACTGCCGCACCTCCCCCTGTGCCCCCTCCCGTGGTATCAGTGGCCATGTCTACCCCTTCTTCTCTCAGTACTTCTACCCATCCTTCTGTCATTCCTCCAGTAGTGAGTGTGGCACCAGCCACTACTCCTCTTATGACTGTACGTCAACCCACAGTACTACAG TTACTTCCTCAACAACACTATGTACTGAACCAAGAAAATGGTCAACTCATACCCATTGTACAACCTGGTGTACAAGTATCAAATACCAACTTCACGTCACTACCCATAGCACAGTCGTTAGGTGCAATACAACAGCCCAACTTTGGGACACAGATGATTGACATATCTTCCATGCAGCCGGTTAATGTGACTCAGCTAAGACTGAGTGGTGTTCCGTCTTCCATGTCCATGATTCTGCCAAATGGATTATCTTTTCCTCAAGCAAGTTTAACAG GTGCAGACACAACCACAGTTAGTTCTGCAACAGCAACACCAGTGGTCTGCGCAGCGCAAAGCACCAATTCCTCACAGAAGTTCCTATACAGCACTGACAAAGGCGACAAAGAAGTCAAATATCATATACAG GGTGCTGATACTATGCAATGGACTGTCCCAGGTGGTCAAACTATGTTGATACCGTATCAGCAACTACAGGAGTTGACATCCAATCAGTCTGGGTTGACCAACTTACAGCCACAGCAGTATGTTTCT ATAGCGCCAGCGAACAGTTTCCAACAAACCTCGCTCCCACTGTCAGCTGTGCAGCTCCAACAATTACAAGCCACTGGAACACTCATGCAATTCAACCAGAAG CCCATAGTAAGCAGTGCGTctctaataaatataatttcaacCGGTCAAGCGTCCTCTCCGCAAATTATATCA aGTTCAACACCAACAAAACATAACCAAGACTCGAGAGGTCAAAAAAGATTGTCAGATGGAACGCCCAGTCAGTTGCAGTTACGCCCGATAGCACCGGCTGG TGTATCAGGATCATCGGTAACACAAGACGGCTCAGGGATGTATATTAAACATTTAGACAGAAATGCCATACAGATACAATCTGGTAAAGACGGACAGAAGCAGGACCTATCGGGGAATAAACTACAGAATACAACTCAAAACGTGCAAATGATAACAGTTCCTCAAGGCATGACTGTACTGCAGAATCCTTTGAACATCAGTCAGATGCCAACTATGATAGGCCAGCCCAACAGCCAAGTCTACATGATACCAGCGAATCATCCAAGCCTCGTCCAAGGGGGTCTACCCCCCGGGTTAATCGGCCAACAAGTTTTGCAGCCAGGGCAGAACGTAACAGTCATGCAGCCAAACCAACTCGGCATGCCAGGCGGAGTCCAATACAATGTGCCATTAATGCCAATGAATATGCCACCGAATTCGCAATATATGCCAGCAGGAATTAATTTGAATACGCAGCTATCAGCACAACAGTTGAACGCAGCTCTCGCCGGCCAACAGTTGGCCAATTCGAATTTAACAGTTTCTGGTACGATCCCTATAGTACAAGCTCCTCCTCCCTCATCGCCAATGACCAATACGCCAACAATACCAGTTTCTCAACCTCCGCCAGTTCATCAAATCGTACCCCAAAATTCTAACTTCATAACGCCAACTTCACAATATGCAAATATGCCGCCACAGTATGTGATGCAGGCTAATTCAGGTGCAATGACCATGCCCGCGACGAACCCCAATGTCCAATACACAATGTCAACTAATCAGGCGACTACACCAGCACCTAATAATGGCAACAGCCAATCGACTAGTACCGAAACAGATGCTGCCGCAAATGGAACGAGCAATCAAACTAATTACATCTCTTCATCATCTCAGGATAACAGCTACTCGATTTCTGGGACTACCCCTGCAAATCCGACTCAACAAAATTTTGCAGCCGATGGAAACTCTACTTCAACTTCTTACACGCCTTCAAACCAAACTGTAACACAGCAGAGTTACGGGACGAGCAACGGCAGCACTTCACAAAACACAGCTTACAACGGCAGCCAAACCACAACGCAACCTCCGAGTTACCCTACAAACGGTTCAAATCCTCAAACGCCGAATCAATCTTACGGGGCGTGTACAACCCCAAGTTCGCAAAATAATTCGCAAGCAAGTTTCTCTCCATCAACCACTCCAGCTCCTAATCAAAGTTATCCCGCAAACATGCCCAATATGCCGAACGTAGCTTACCCGCCAAATCAAACCGGGCAAAATCCGTACCCAAACGCAACGGGGCAAAATCTAGCGGCATACGCGAGTAACCAGTACCAATACACGAGCAGACCTTGGTTTAGACCGCGATATGGATCTCCGCAAGGGTCGCCCTACGGGTCAAACGCTGTCCCGCCCCCTAATGGACCCCCCATGCCTGTTCCACCGCCCACTGGCAACTACAACAACTACTGGCAGGACAGTTGA
- the LOC123874495 gene encoding uncharacterized protein LOC123874495 has product MESKFDEEVQANIPEPLGEETELKIRPLERITRHPKAPIEPSAYGKGRNFSRPWILQDGRGIPGQGSEMRDQYRIPKKPRHHEGIRKRMLTDFFWEQMLDEVIEELATSQPVVEYCSEYDANFIKDQFEPRNLEVTADKDMHLKYPLYGTGSSAITFYSENIKKTGPGEILEKFRRCQYFTKPMEERLDNGWVL; this is encoded by the exons ATGGAATCTAAGTTTGATGAAGAAGTGCAAGCAAATATTCCAGAACCGTTAGGCGAGGaaactgaattaaaaataaGACCCTTAGAACGTATAACACGTCATCCCAAAGCCCCCATAGAACCTTCGGCGTATGGAAAAGGAAGGAACTTTAGTCGGCCTTGGATCCTTCAGGATGGGCGCGGAATTCCTGGTCAAGGGAGTGAAATGCGTGATCAATATAGAATTCCTAAAAAACCTCGACATCACGAAG gtatCCGTAAACGTATGCTAACGGATTTCTTCTGGGAGCAGATGTTGGACGAAGTGATCGAGGAACTAGCCACCTCGCAGCCGGTTGTCGAATACTGCTCGGAATATGATGCCAATTTTATAAAGGACCAATTCGAGCCTCGGAATTTGGAGGTGACTGCAGATAAGGAC ATGCATCTTAAATATCCCTTGTACGGCACTGGATCGAGCGCCATAACTTTTTACAGCGAGAACATCAAAAAGACTGGTCCT GGAGAGATATTGGAGAAGTTTCGAAGATGCCAATACTTTACGAAACCAATGGAAGAGAGACTCGATAATGGCTGGGTTTTGTAA